From Daucus carota subsp. sativus chromosome 6, DH1 v3.0, whole genome shotgun sequence, the proteins below share one genomic window:
- the LOC108226589 gene encoding uncharacterized protein LOC108226589 — translation MVVSFPLFTTSLRKISPRQSKWSYFTNFVNNPKMKTIWSYVGWYGGAFISIGGGLATADRLIIYWTGAATVDEKVDKVKLDTTAILQEIRGHRSETMSSLQWLRAYHERLAAGAAAGSAKGAGAGAAAAGGGAPEPGSAAAK, via the exons ATGGTGGTCTCATTTCCGTTATTCACAACATCTCTGAGGAAGATTTCTCCCCGGCAGAGCAAATGGAGCTACTTCACTAATTTCGTTAATAATCCAAAAATGAAG ACGATTTGGAGTTATGTTGGCTGGTACGGTGGAGCTTTCATCAGCATTGGTGGAGGGCTGGCTACTGCTGATAGGCTCATTATTTATTGGACCGGAGCAGCAACGGTCGACGAAAAGGTCGACAAAGTGAAGTTAGATACCACTGCTATTCTACAGGAGATCCGTGGCCACCGATCAGAGACCATGAGCTCTTTGCAGTGGCTTCGTGCTTACCATGAGCGCCTGGCTGCTGGAGCAGCGGCTGGATCAGCAAAAGGAGCAGGGGCTGGAGCAGCTGCAGCTGGAGGAGGAGCACCAGAGCCTGGATCAGCAGCGGCTAAGTGA